A single window of Candidatus Terasakiella magnetica DNA harbors:
- a CDS encoding thioesterase family protein — protein sequence MCEFILHEESVQPEWIDYNGHMNVAYYVLVFDHATDGALEALGMGEAYREAENNTFFVAESHVVYEREVKKDDLLVVKTKLIGYDTKRLHISHEMYVKDGKDRCAGNEVMALHVDMERRKTAEIPLEHRNAIKTGVEKSLQNGVPDYCARAIQKLHNKF from the coding sequence ATGTGTGAATTTATCTTGCATGAAGAAAGCGTTCAGCCCGAGTGGATTGATTATAATGGCCATATGAATGTGGCCTATTACGTTTTGGTTTTTGATCATGCAACAGATGGTGCACTTGAGGCACTGGGTATGGGAGAAGCTTACCGTGAGGCTGAAAATAACACCTTTTTTGTTGCCGAATCGCATGTGGTTTACGAGCGTGAAGTGAAAAAAGACGATTTGTTAGTAGTCAAAACTAAATTGATAGGTTATGACACCAAGCGCTTGCACATCTCTCATGAAATGTATGTAAAAGACGGCAAAGATAGATGTGCAGGTAATGAAGTTATGGCACTGCATGTGGATATGGAGCGGCGCAAAACAGCGGAAATTCCGCTTGAACATCGCAACGCGATTAAGACAGGGGTTGAAAAATCTTTGCAAAATGGCGTTCCGGATTATTGCGCGCGGGCCATTCAGAAACTGCATAATAAATTCTAA
- a CDS encoding GGDEF domain-containing protein, with translation MEYTENIDQALEYANQAIAKMRDIGVPANPNNFTVWFHYYSGTYPDLKRTLDILLDNQQAFSETRNSEIFQKFFTLDQESAILHDTTARMEGELARIVTALDGAEDNYAMLDSDLRNFQEKLAQGDQANDMTAIVDSLNGRIGNVLEHNSALEDELKSSIKEIDELKEDLERMRREAMTDGLTGIANRKLFDLELRKSSMNAMANGEELALMMIDVDHFARFNEHHGHQVGDQVLKLVAVTIAECIKGQDTAARYGGDEFSVILPRTSLDNAMKLAENICKRVSSKNVINRATGERLGKITMSAGVATFEYGEPISQLLVRADHALQEAMRNGYNQVLTQVDLKDSVA, from the coding sequence GTGGAATATACTGAAAATATTGATCAGGCCCTTGAATACGCCAATCAGGCGATTGCCAAGATGCGTGATATCGGTGTTCCTGCAAACCCGAATAATTTTACGGTTTGGTTTCATTATTACAGCGGTACTTACCCTGATTTGAAACGCACGCTCGATATTTTGTTGGACAATCAGCAGGCCTTTAGCGAAACGCGTAACTCTGAAATTTTCCAGAAATTCTTCACCTTGGATCAGGAAAGCGCAATTCTGCATGACACCACCGCACGCATGGAAGGCGAGCTGGCGCGTATTGTGACTGCCCTTGATGGGGCAGAAGATAATTACGCCATGTTGGATTCGGATTTGCGTAATTTTCAGGAAAAGCTTGCTCAAGGCGATCAAGCAAATGATATGACAGCAATTGTGGATAGCCTTAATGGCCGTATCGGCAATGTGCTTGAGCATAATTCCGCATTAGAAGACGAGCTAAAATCTTCCATCAAGGAAATTGATGAACTTAAAGAAGACCTGGAGCGTATGCGCCGTGAAGCCATGACCGATGGCTTAACTGGCATTGCAAACCGCAAATTATTTGACCTTGAATTGCGCAAATCTTCCATGAATGCCATGGCAAATGGGGAAGAGCTTGCTTTGATGATGATTGATGTGGATCATTTTGCGCGCTTTAACGAACATCATGGACATCAGGTTGGCGATCAGGTGTTAAAGCTGGTTGCGGTAACGATTGCTGAATGTATTAAAGGTCAAGATACGGCTGCACGTTACGGTGGGGATGAGTTTAGTGTGATTTTACCACGCACCAGTTTGGATAATGCCATGAAACTGGCTGAAAATATCTGTAAACGGGTGAGTTCTAAAAACGTGATTAACCGCGCGACAGGCGAGCGCCTTGGTAAAATTACCATGTCGGCAGGGGTTGCAACCTTTGAATATGGTGAACCGATCAGCCAGTTGTTGGTGCGTGCAGATCACGCCTTACAAGAGGCCATGCGCAATGGTTATAATCAGGTTCTCACGCAAGTCGATCTTAAAGATTCTGTCGCTTAA
- a CDS encoding chloride channel protein, which produces MSGGVLVSQGRNRPSPFILFMRKLVKNDQLVMTLLAVVIGGCVGSLAILFVEKIDFFQSLFLGISGAWITEYIRALPAWKVVMIPTVGGLGVGLLLYYFMPGGKPKGPADVIAACEVGGGQMSLKEGVVALFASTFSLACGASVGREGPAVHMGATFASWASDKLQMSRSNTRVLLGCGVAAAVSASFNAPIAGALFAQEVILSHYALKAFAPVVIASVSGTVVAHQVVGNVTAFELKAYELGSYLEFPAFVGLGIASGLVGILFVRAILKTQSQTEKLPGPQWYKPALGGFCVGLIALWFPEVLGVGYEATDNALKGQYGLALLFGLFAFKFLATVISLGFGFGGGVFSPALVIGAMLGGTYGTMATSLYPDLSSGASAYSLIGMAAMAAAVLGAPISTTLIVFELTGDYSLTIAVMCGCVMATLVNDQMDRQSFFLEQLKARGLDLMNNVSGLLLQQVKVSDILKQEGTYVSVDAHLPHIRKKLLRAPGGLVYVIAHDRRLYGVITWEHLPEDAFEGNLDDLVIAADIADTRPPVIQISDTLDVAQGILEEVPYHQIAVVNPDEGRAYVGCIEEREVMNAYNEELLKKRKQEHGG; this is translated from the coding sequence ATGAGTGGAGGCGTTTTGGTGAGCCAAGGTCGCAACAGGCCAAGTCCTTTTATTTTGTTTATGCGCAAGCTGGTGAAAAACGATCAGCTTGTCATGACCTTATTGGCTGTTGTCATTGGGGGCTGTGTCGGTTCCTTAGCTATTCTATTCGTTGAAAAGATCGATTTTTTCCAATCGCTATTTTTGGGCATAAGTGGAGCTTGGATTACAGAATATATTCGCGCCTTACCCGCATGGAAAGTGGTGATGATCCCAACCGTTGGCGGTTTGGGTGTGGGGTTGCTGCTGTATTATTTTATGCCCGGTGGTAAACCTAAAGGCCCCGCAGATGTGATTGCGGCTTGTGAAGTTGGCGGTGGGCAAATGTCTTTAAAAGAAGGTGTTGTCGCCCTTTTTGCCAGTACTTTTTCCCTTGCCTGTGGTGCCTCGGTCGGGCGTGAAGGCCCTGCGGTTCATATGGGGGCGACCTTTGCCTCATGGGCATCAGATAAACTGCAAATGTCGCGCTCTAACACCCGTGTGCTTTTGGGTTGTGGGGTGGCGGCTGCTGTTTCAGCCTCTTTTAACGCGCCCATTGCCGGGGCGCTTTTTGCCCAAGAAGTTATCTTATCGCATTATGCCTTAAAAGCCTTTGCACCTGTGGTGATTGCCAGTGTATCGGGAACGGTGGTGGCCCATCAGGTGGTGGGGAATGTAACGGCTTTTGAGCTTAAAGCTTATGAGTTAGGCTCATATCTGGAATTTCCCGCCTTTGTCGGGCTTGGCATTGCCAGTGGGCTTGTGGGCATTTTATTTGTGCGTGCAATTTTAAAAACCCAAAGCCAGACGGAGAAACTCCCCGGGCCGCAATGGTATAAGCCCGCACTTGGGGGCTTTTGCGTTGGCTTAATCGCCCTTTGGTTTCCCGAAGTGTTAGGTGTGGGTTATGAAGCGACCGACAATGCGTTGAAAGGCCAATATGGGCTGGCTTTGTTGTTTGGTCTTTTCGCCTTTAAATTTTTGGCAACGGTGATCTCGCTTGGCTTTGGCTTTGGCGGTGGTGTGTTTAGCCCGGCCCTTGTTATTGGGGCCATGTTGGGCGGCACCTATGGGACCATGGCAACTTCGCTTTATCCTGATCTTTCCTCAGGTGCGAGTGCCTATTCCCTTATCGGTATGGCGGCCATGGCCGCAGCCGTTTTGGGCGCGCCGATTTCAACAACCCTGATTGTGTTTGAACTGACAGGGGATTACTCCCTGACCATTGCGGTTATGTGTGGCTGTGTAATGGCGACGTTGGTCAATGACCAGATGGATCGTCAATCTTTCTTCTTAGAACAGCTTAAAGCCCGTGGCCTTGATTTGATGAATAATGTTAGTGGCCTCCTGTTACAGCAAGTAAAGGTCAGTGATATTCTCAAACAAGAAGGAACCTATGTAAGCGTTGATGCGCATTTGCCCCATATTCGCAAAAAACTGCTGCGCGCACCGGGCGGGCTTGTTTATGTCATTGCCCATGATCGACGTCTTTATGGGGTGATCACGTGGGAGCATTTGCCAGAAGATGCCTTTGAGGGCAATCTGGATGATCTGGTAATCGCTGCTGATATTGCCGATACCCGACCGCCCGTGATTCAAATATCTGATACGCTGGATGTGGCCCAAGGAATTTTGGAAGAAGTGCCTT